A stretch of the Jeotgalibacillus haloalkalitolerans genome encodes the following:
- a CDS encoding cation:proton antiporter, whose product MFNSLLFTAMLVVFLGILSQWLSWRIRMPAIVVMSVAGIIVGPVLGFINPEQEFGDLYGPIISMAVAIILFEGSLQLDFREIRDLGRPVFRIVTFGAFIAWILGSLTAHYIAGLSLPVAFVIGGLFIVTGPTVILPLLRQAKLKPRPAKILKWEGIIVDPFGVLLALFAFQIILFFIDEAVTFTNLLLFFGAAAFATVLGWALGRGMGWMFEKGYIPEFLKSPVLFAVVLFCFSVADEVMHETGLLSVTAMGMTMANMHISSIGDMRHFKENISVLLISTIFIMLTASLQVETLLEIFNLRIIGYVVLMLLIVRPLSIWLSTIGTDLSWQERTLVGWIAPRGIVALTVSGYFASVLLDTGFEDAEILTALTFALVFSTVVAHGFSIGWVAKKLKLANDEGPGVIVVGGNSFTRGLAHTLHEMKVPVILVDSTWRNLAPARQRGVPTFHGELLSEQTEYRLDMTPYEAILAATPLDSYNALVCSTFTPSIGRKHLFQVSMEKTHDADLAGLKHTVGGRTLFDEQATLQELNRRVESGHVFRRTQITEQYTYEKYKEEINEDDFLIGVLNKSGHFEPFVKDWEEVINPGDTLVRLTAQTKEVEKVKQKMNGNK is encoded by the coding sequence TTGTTTAATTCTCTGTTATTTACGGCGATGCTTGTCGTCTTTTTAGGAATACTGTCACAATGGCTTTCATGGCGCATCCGTATGCCTGCGATCGTCGTCATGTCGGTTGCCGGAATTATCGTCGGACCGGTACTCGGGTTTATTAATCCTGAGCAGGAGTTTGGTGATTTATACGGACCGATTATTTCGATGGCCGTTGCGATTATCTTATTTGAAGGAAGTCTGCAGCTGGACTTCCGGGAAATACGTGATCTCGGCAGGCCCGTTTTCAGAATCGTGACATTCGGTGCTTTTATTGCCTGGATTCTCGGATCATTAACAGCGCATTACATAGCAGGACTTTCTTTACCTGTCGCGTTTGTCATCGGGGGACTGTTCATTGTAACAGGACCTACCGTGATTTTGCCGCTTCTTAGACAGGCAAAACTGAAGCCGAGGCCGGCAAAAATTTTAAAATGGGAAGGGATCATTGTAGATCCATTCGGTGTCCTTCTTGCATTATTTGCATTTCAGATTATCCTGTTCTTTATTGACGAAGCAGTTACATTTACAAACCTGCTCCTCTTCTTTGGTGCCGCGGCCTTTGCAACCGTGCTCGGCTGGGCGCTCGGACGTGGTATGGGATGGATGTTTGAAAAGGGGTATATTCCTGAATTTCTAAAGTCACCTGTTCTATTTGCTGTCGTTCTGTTCTGTTTTAGTGTGGCAGATGAAGTGATGCATGAAACAGGTCTGTTATCGGTTACAGCAATGGGAATGACTATGGCAAATATGCATATTTCATCTATTGGTGATATGCGTCATTTCAAAGAAAATATCTCAGTACTGCTGATTTCAACAATTTTTATCATGCTGACAGCGTCACTGCAGGTAGAAACATTACTTGAAATCTTTAACTTAAGAATCATCGGCTATGTTGTACTGATGCTGTTGATTGTTAGACCGCTATCCATCTGGCTGTCGACGATCGGAACGGATTTGTCCTGGCAGGAGCGGACGCTTGTCGGCTGGATTGCACCGCGTGGAATCGTCGCGCTGACTGTATCCGGCTACTTTGCATCCGTGTTGCTTGATACGGGGTTTGAAGATGCTGAAATTTTGACTGCGCTCACCTTTGCGCTGGTCTTCTCCACTGTAGTTGCCCACGGATTTTCTATTGGCTGGGTAGCGAAAAAGCTGAAGCTTGCAAATGATGAGGGACCTGGAGTGATCGTGGTTGGAGGAAACTCCTTTACCAGAGGACTTGCGCATACGCTGCATGAGATGAAGGTGCCTGTGATCCTTGTGGATTCAACGTGGCGCAACCTTGCACCTGCAAGACAAAGAGGTGTGCCGACATTCCACGGAGAACTATTGTCTGAGCAAACTGAATACAGACTGGATATGACACCTTATGAAGCAATTCTGGCTGCTACCCCACTGGATTCTTATAATGCTCTGGTGTGCTCGACTTTTACACCTTCCATCGGGCGTAAGCATCTGTTCCAGGTTTCCATGGAGAAAACACATGATGCTGATCTGGCAGGATTGAAGCACACTGTCGGCGGCAGAACCCTGTTTGATGAACAGGCAACTCTGCAGGAGCTTAACCGCCGGGTTGAGAGTGGACATGTATTCAGACGCACACAGATTACAGAGCAGTATACGTATGAAAAGTACAAAGAAGAAATCAATGAGGATGATTTCCTGATTGGCGTGCTGAATAAGTCAGGTCACTTTGAACCATTCGTAAAAGACTGGGAAGAAGTGATTAACCCTGGAGATACATTAGTCAGGCTGACTGCTCAAACGAAAGAAGTTGAGAAAGTAAAACAAAAGATGAATGGTAATAAATAA
- the ybaK gene encoding Cys-tRNA(Pro) deacylase: MGKGKTNAMRMLDAASIPYGTTEYDTKDGLTDGVSVAEKVGRKTEEVFKTLVAHGISKQYYVFVIPVDRELNLKKAAAAAGEKKVEMIPMKSLQQITGYIKGGCSPIGMKKPFPTLIDGSAKELKTILVSAGQVGKQIEINPMDLSQVTAAAFAELT, translated from the coding sequence ATGGGTAAAGGAAAGACAAATGCCATGCGAATGCTGGACGCTGCATCAATTCCATACGGCACAACAGAATACGATACAAAAGACGGACTGACAGATGGTGTGTCAGTCGCTGAAAAGGTTGGACGCAAGACAGAAGAAGTGTTTAAAACTCTTGTCGCTCATGGGATATCAAAACAGTACTATGTATTTGTTATTCCCGTTGACCGTGAATTGAACCTCAAAAAAGCTGCAGCTGCTGCAGGTGAAAAGAAAGTGGAAATGATTCCGATGAAGAGCCTGCAGCAAATTACCGGTTACATCAAAGGAGGATGTTCTCCGATTGGCATGAAAAAGCCGTTTCCAACTTTGATAGACGGTTCTGCAAAAGAGCTGAAAACGATACTGGTCAGCGCCGGGCAGGTTGGTAAACAAATTGAAATAAATCCCATGGATCTCAGTCAGGTCACGGCTGCAGCCTTTGCTGAACTGACTTGA
- a CDS encoding YczE/YyaS/YitT family protein → MNRREKTLRWSFFIIGLVILGLGISLTIKGQQLGIGPWDVLHVGLFQQLGLTVGTWAILVGALIIALTVVVTKKPPRIGAILNMLLIGVFIDFFNWLIPEPQSLIGAIVILLAGIVVMGYGVGIYVSADLGEGPRDTIMMMIVRRTGWNLSKVRRSIEIVALIIGWLLGGPVGIGTILIAFFTGTIVNLSLPQSRIALQKLLTKEAKTAAHHA, encoded by the coding sequence ATGAATAGAAGAGAAAAAACGCTGCGCTGGAGCTTTTTCATTATAGGACTCGTGATTTTAGGTCTGGGCATCTCTTTGACAATTAAAGGGCAGCAGCTTGGCATCGGGCCATGGGATGTGCTGCATGTCGGATTGTTTCAGCAGCTGGGGCTTACAGTCGGCACGTGGGCGATTTTAGTCGGGGCGCTGATTATTGCATTAACAGTGGTCGTGACGAAAAAGCCGCCACGCATCGGTGCGATTTTGAATATGCTGTTAATCGGAGTATTTATTGATTTCTTCAACTGGCTGATTCCTGAACCGCAGTCCTTGATCGGTGCAATCGTGATTTTACTCGCGGGTATTGTCGTGATGGGCTATGGGGTAGGAATTTACGTATCTGCAGATCTTGGAGAAGGGCCACGGGATACAATTATGATGATGATTGTCAGAAGAACAGGATGGAATTTGTCTAAGGTACGCCGCAGTATTGAAATTGTTGCGCTGATCATTGGCTGGCTGCTCGGTGGCCCGGTTGGCATCGGAACAATTCTGATTGCATTCTTTACCGGAACGATCGTGAATCTGTCACTGCCACAGAGCCGTATCGCCCTGCAAAAGCTGCTGACGAAAGAAGCAAAAACAGCAGCACATCATGCGTGA
- a CDS encoding general stress protein has product MSLFYKEFTNDEEVVNAIGSIKAKGVNEDTIYVVTHDDDRTKRIADNADANTPGGFATKAKNIFSKKGDELRDQFKDLGFTQTEAENLEEKLDEGKVIVVVKDAPAGFTV; this is encoded by the coding sequence ATGAGTCTATTTTACAAAGAGTTCACAAACGATGAGGAAGTAGTAAATGCAATTGGCTCCATTAAAGCAAAAGGTGTTAACGAAGATACGATTTACGTTGTGACACACGACGATGACCGTACAAAACGAATTGCTGACAACGCCGATGCGAATACGCCAGGCGGATTCGCAACAAAAGCAAAAAACATCTTCAGTAAAAAAGGTGATGAGCTGCGTGATCAGTTCAAAGACCTTGGTTTTACACAAACTGAAGCAGAAAATTTAGAAGAAAAACTTGATGAAGGTAAAGTCATTGTCGTTGTAAAAGACGCACCGGCAGGCTTTACAGTATAA
- a CDS encoding transglutaminase family protein, with protein sequence MKYEITHINTFNYSTAVDQSMNEIRLKPRTDECQRLLAYRTELTPAALTKEYQDIWGNNVESFFIAEIHQSLEVKTISTISIQRSPFIERIDYSPEMKSIFHSNIFRQQYLPFLNQTGYTFVTQDQINKVINEIGDTENPVKFSLDLMRYVYNLFTYDPEATDVNTKATESIEGCKGVCQDYAHVMIGLLRAHNIPARYISGYLYVGEDSALVGDAATHAWVEVMVPGIGWVGLDPTNNVEALENHIRIGVGRDYADVSPLQGVYRGGEQELDVKVSVKLLDQ encoded by the coding sequence ATGAAGTACGAAATCACGCATATTAATACATTTAATTATTCAACAGCAGTTGATCAAAGTATGAACGAGATCAGACTTAAACCGAGAACAGATGAATGTCAGCGTCTTCTGGCATACAGAACGGAACTGACACCTGCTGCACTTACAAAAGAGTATCAGGATATCTGGGGGAATAATGTGGAATCATTTTTTATCGCTGAGATACACCAGTCGCTCGAAGTTAAAACAATCTCAACAATCAGTATCCAGCGAAGTCCATTCATAGAACGGATAGACTATTCACCGGAAATGAAATCAATTTTCCATTCAAACATTTTCAGACAGCAGTATTTGCCATTTTTAAATCAGACGGGGTATACATTTGTCACGCAGGATCAGATTAATAAAGTGATTAATGAAATCGGAGATACTGAAAATCCCGTTAAATTCTCACTGGATCTGATGAGATATGTATATAACCTGTTCACATACGATCCTGAAGCAACGGATGTGAATACAAAAGCAACCGAATCGATCGAAGGGTGTAAAGGAGTATGTCAGGATTATGCCCACGTCATGATCGGGCTGCTCAGAGCACACAATATTCCGGCGCGATATATCAGCGGCTATCTCTATGTCGGAGAAGATTCAGCGCTGGTCGGTGATGCCGCGACTCACGCATGGGTTGAAGTGATGGTGCCGGGTATTGGATGGGTCGGACTGGATCCAACAAACAATGTAGAAGCGCTTGAGAATCATATCAGAATCGGAGTAGGACGTGACTATGCTGATGTCAGTCCACTTCAGGGTGTATACCGCGGGGGAGAACAGGAGCTTGATGTGAAAGTCAGCGTTAAACTGCTGGATCAGTAA
- a CDS encoding circularly permuted type 2 ATP-grasp protein produces the protein MFKPYQSETNFDEMLEKDGSVRSHYQDFHKVMDQFSEAELREKHETAQLSFLRQGITFTVYNDNIGTERTMPFDFIPIIMPPETWTMIEKGMRQRVEALNRFLDDIYHNAEIVKDGVIPREFVEQNPYYLKKQVTGIDVPLKNHIFLAGIDLIRDQEGTYRVLEDNLRNPSGMSYVYQNRYVMRQVYPEFFNRHSIQSLEHQLSHMHEAVLDHCPINCLHEPRAVLLTPGMYNSAYYDHVFLAQQMGIELVEGRDLYVRDNIVYVKTIRGMQRVDIIYRRIDDDFLDPQVFNKDSALGVPGLMSAYKKGNVSILNGVGNGVADDKAMYAFVPEMIRYYLNEDPIIPNVDTYFMRNIEQRKWALENLDQLVVKNVGASGGYDMLIGPHATNEEIDRFRKKIEEEPHQYIAQPTIQLSRAPAFQDGRFYPCHVDLRVFVMRGKKTHVLPGGLSRVALKEGSLVVNSSQGGGGKDTWVLKGGESNHAEQSS, from the coding sequence ATGTTCAAGCCATATCAGTCTGAAACAAATTTTGATGAAATGCTTGAAAAAGATGGATCAGTCAGGTCGCACTATCAGGATTTTCACAAAGTCATGGACCAGTTCAGTGAAGCAGAACTGAGAGAAAAGCATGAAACAGCCCAACTCAGCTTTTTAAGACAGGGCATCACATTTACTGTTTATAACGACAATATCGGCACGGAACGTACCATGCCGTTTGATTTTATTCCGATCATTATGCCGCCTGAAACGTGGACGATGATTGAAAAGGGAATGAGGCAGCGGGTGGAAGCACTGAACCGTTTCCTCGATGACATTTACCACAATGCAGAAATCGTGAAAGACGGCGTGATCCCCAGGGAATTTGTCGAACAGAATCCTTACTATCTGAAAAAGCAGGTAACTGGCATTGATGTTCCGTTGAAAAATCATATTTTCCTTGCAGGTATTGATCTGATTCGTGATCAGGAAGGTACATACCGTGTGCTTGAAGATAACCTGAGAAACCCTTCAGGTATGTCTTATGTCTATCAGAACAGATATGTGATGCGTCAGGTCTATCCTGAGTTTTTCAACCGTCACAGCATTCAGTCGCTTGAACATCAGCTTTCCCATATGCATGAAGCAGTGCTCGATCACTGCCCGATTAACTGTCTTCATGAGCCAAGGGCTGTTCTGCTGACACCCGGGATGTATAATTCAGCATATTATGATCATGTATTCCTCGCTCAGCAGATGGGAATTGAACTCGTTGAAGGACGGGATCTGTATGTCAGAGATAATATCGTCTATGTCAAAACGATCCGCGGCATGCAGCGCGTAGATATTATTTACCGCAGGATTGATGATGACTTCCTGGATCCTCAGGTGTTTAATAAAGATTCTGCGCTTGGCGTACCCGGTCTGATGAGTGCCTATAAAAAAGGAAATGTTTCAATTTTAAACGGGGTTGGAAATGGTGTTGCGGATGACAAGGCGATGTATGCATTTGTCCCTGAAATGATCCGCTATTACCTTAATGAAGATCCGATTATTCCAAATGTAGATACGTATTTTATGAGAAATATTGAACAGCGTAAATGGGCGCTTGAGAATCTTGACCAGCTCGTTGTAAAGAACGTGGGTGCTTCAGGCGGTTATGATATGCTGATCGGCCCTCATGCAACAAATGAAGAAATTGACCGTTTCAGAAAAAAAATTGAAGAGGAGCCTCATCAGTATATTGCACAGCCGACCATCCAGCTTTCAAGAGCTCCGGCATTTCAGGATGGACGCTTTTATCCGTGCCACGTGGACCTCCGCGTGTTTGTTATGCGGGGTAAAAAGACACACGTCCTGCCTGGTGGACTTTCACGTGTAGCCTTGAAGGAAGGGTCACTTGTCGTAAATTCTTCGCAGGGTGGCGGAGGAAAAGATACTTGGGTATTAAAAGGAGGCGAAAGCAACCATGCTGAGCAGAGTAGCTGA
- a CDS encoding alpha-E domain-containing protein, producing the protein MLSRVADSLYWMSRNIERAENNARVLGVQLIQMLEASSEETLARHDWEIVLEICGSVADFNRLYPKMSTNHLIDYLAFSEDNPNSILNCIKYARENARTTRDIIPNDLFEVWNNLYLEMTEIRISEGSLRDIQHFLNRVKITAMTSHGIVDSMMTRGVPYRFFNVAKWLERAEKTARVLNILNDQSAADQKKADGTNYYYWRSALQLVNGYEEYLKKYPPRMNERDVLSFLISDYSFPRSIQYCIDHIRESIISLEGGRVSHYSWRMYAALDLIIDEFDEQKIRSLKEEGISTFLDDFQNKCNDIGRIFSETYYLVEPSKTS; encoded by the coding sequence ATGCTGAGCAGAGTAGCTGATTCACTATACTGGATGTCACGGAATATCGAGCGTGCAGAGAATAATGCGCGGGTACTTGGCGTACAGCTGATTCAAATGCTTGAAGCCTCGTCAGAAGAAACGCTTGCCCGTCATGACTGGGAGATCGTTCTTGAGATCTGTGGTTCTGTCGCTGATTTTAACCGGCTGTATCCTAAAATGAGCACAAATCACTTAATTGACTATCTTGCTTTTTCAGAGGACAATCCGAATTCGATTCTGAATTGCATTAAATATGCCAGAGAGAATGCAAGAACGACGCGTGATATTATTCCGAACGATTTGTTTGAGGTATGGAATAACTTATATCTTGAGATGACTGAAATCAGAATATCCGAAGGGTCCCTCAGAGACATTCAGCACTTTTTAAACAGAGTCAAAATCACAGCGATGACTTCACACGGGATTGTCGATTCCATGATGACACGCGGCGTTCCGTACAGGTTTTTTAATGTTGCTAAATGGCTTGAGCGCGCTGAAAAAACAGCGCGGGTATTAAATATTCTTAATGACCAGTCCGCAGCGGATCAGAAAAAAGCAGATGGCACTAATTATTATTACTGGCGATCTGCATTGCAGCTGGTGAACGGATATGAGGAATATTTGAAAAAATATCCGCCTAGAATGAATGAAAGAGATGTTCTTTCATTTCTGATATCAGACTATTCATTCCCGCGGTCAATTCAATATTGTATCGATCATATCAGAGAGTCGATTATCTCTCTTGAAGGCGGACGCGTTTCGCATTATTCATGGAGAATGTATGCGGCGCTCGATCTGATCATTGATGAGTTTGACGAGCAGAAGATCAGATCGTTAAAAGAGGAAGGCATCAGCACTTTCCTGGATGATTTTCAGAACAAGTGTAATGATATTGGACGTATTTTTTCTGAGACTTATTATCTCGTCGAACCTTCAAAAACTTCTTGA
- a CDS encoding SE1832 family protein, whose translation MTQNEIQNRIAELKMEYIRAQDDLEKLESVGRDGASAQKRLTVIEEELSELRKLEE comes from the coding sequence ATGACGCAAAATGAAATTCAGAATCGAATCGCAGAGCTGAAGATGGAATACATCAGGGCACAGGATGACCTGGAGAAGCTGGAGTCAGTAGGTCGCGACGGAGCTTCTGCACAAAAAAGACTGACTGTTATTGAAGAGGAATTGTCTGAGCTGAGAAAACTTGAAGAGTAA
- a CDS encoding MFS transporter: MTDIKEVPDSQKKKLTFLICLILAFTVMNGTMFNVAIPDIAADFGLSPSQVSWVLTGYILVFAIGSLMYGKLADLFAIRTLFTIGISLFAIGSLIGFLSPNFPSLIVARIFQAMGGASIPALSFIIPARFMPSSRGKVFGYVASTVAFASGVGPIVGGLIGGVLDWRFLFILSMMSALSIPLFRKWLPAEERQQGSIDIPGAILIAITVASLLFVITTYTLWLLAVTAVAGGLFVWWTLKAKNPFIQPAILKNKRYTVTVLTSFFGTSCLFGLIFIIPIMLRDLNTLSTIGIGLVLFPGAIISGFLGQYGGRVIDKRGGVPVVITALLLIAGGCLLISTFAGSQAWIISICMLVAYLGFPLVQSSTADILSSTLSREENGVGIGLFNLLNFMGGAFASAIFGAVLEIQGVTLRLNPLSSSGDNVIYSNLFLVLTLLAAASVTFFMIFYKRASANSVEVG, translated from the coding sequence ATGACTGATATAAAAGAAGTTCCTGATAGTCAGAAGAAGAAGCTGACTTTTTTAATTTGTTTGATACTGGCGTTTACAGTGATGAATGGGACGATGTTTAATGTAGCGATTCCGGATATTGCTGCAGACTTCGGGCTGTCTCCTTCTCAGGTAAGCTGGGTGCTGACCGGGTATATTCTGGTTTTTGCGATCGGTTCTTTAATGTATGGAAAGCTTGCTGACCTGTTTGCGATCCGTACATTATTTACAATCGGAATTTCGCTTTTTGCGATCGGTTCTCTGATCGGATTTTTATCACCGAATTTCCCTTCTTTAATCGTGGCAAGAATTTTTCAGGCGATGGGTGGTGCGAGTATCCCTGCACTTTCATTTATTATTCCTGCAAGGTTTATGCCTTCAAGCCGCGGTAAGGTATTCGGATATGTGGCATCTACTGTTGCGTTTGCGTCCGGTGTCGGTCCGATTGTAGGCGGACTCATTGGCGGTGTGCTGGACTGGCGTTTTTTATTTATCCTGTCCATGATGTCTGCGCTGTCTATTCCGCTTTTCAGAAAGTGGTTGCCGGCTGAGGAAAGACAGCAGGGCAGTATTGATATTCCGGGTGCGATTTTAATTGCAATCACTGTGGCGAGCCTACTATTTGTAATCACGACTTATACTTTATGGCTTCTTGCTGTGACGGCTGTTGCAGGCGGTTTATTCGTATGGTGGACGCTGAAGGCGAAGAACCCGTTTATCCAGCCTGCGATTTTGAAAAATAAGCGCTATACCGTGACAGTGCTGACGAGCTTTTTTGGAACGTCGTGTCTGTTTGGGCTGATTTTTATCATCCCGATCATGCTGCGTGATTTAAATACGCTTTCAACTATTGGCATTGGTCTTGTGCTTTTCCCTGGTGCAATTATTTCAGGGTTCCTCGGTCAATATGGCGGGCGCGTGATTGATAAGCGCGGCGGTGTGCCGGTGGTTATTACCGCACTGCTCCTGATTGCCGGCGGCTGTCTGCTTATTTCAACGTTTGCCGGAAGTCAGGCCTGGATTATTTCGATTTGTATGCTGGTTGCGTATCTTGGGTTCCCGCTCGTTCAGAGTTCGACTGCTGACATTCTTTCTTCTACATTAAGCCGTGAAGAAAACGGTGTCGGGATTGGACTCTTTAACCTGCTGAACTTTATGGGCGGCGCATTTGCGAGTGCCATTTTTGGAGCTGTCCTTGAAATACAGGGTGTGACACTTCGTTTAAATCCCCTCTCTTCAAGCGGGGACAATGTCATTTACAGTAATCTGTTCCTTGTCCTGACGCTGCTTGCTGCTGCAAGTGTGACGTTCTTTATGATTTTTTATAAGAGAGCTTCTGCTAACAGTGTGGAAGTTGGTTAG
- a CDS encoding DNA topoisomerase III: MKKTVVLAEKPSVGRDIARVLNCHKKGNGYLEGDNYIVTWALGHLVTHADPDHYGDQYQSWRLEDLPILPKEMKLVVIKKTGKQFQAVKSQLTRGDVGEIVIATDAGREGELVARWILEKARVNKPVKRLWISSVTDKAIREGFKNLKDGDRYVPLYHSAVARAEADWIVGINATRALTTKFNAQLSSGRVQTPTIAMIAMREEEIKQFKPKKFYGLQAKADGLTLKWTDGKTNQTFDQQKADQLLAKTKGHEVIIKDVKKTPKKTYPKPLYDLTELQRDAHKRYHFSAKETLSVLQKLYEQHKLVTYPRTDSRFLSSDMTETLADRLKGMKVPPYAQHVVKLLRKPIKAGSFINDAKVSDHHAIIPTEETLRTEKLNDKEWKIYSLIAERFLAVLMPPYEYEQTVVTAEIGGETFTAKGNIPIKLGFKELDQSEEEQHAALPDVEKGSRLKVGSINITTGETQPPARFNEATLLSAMENPKAYMQGEKKELVDKLGETGGLGTVATRADIIEKLFNSFLIEKRGNDIFLTSKGRQLLDLVPEELRSPALTAQWEQKLSAIADGKLKQQAFMSEMTQFSKDVVRSIKNSKAQYKHDNMTGTHCPDCGKLMLEVNGKNGKMLVCQDRECGHRKNIAKKTNARCPKCKKKMDLRGEGDAQTFSCVCGYREKMDAFQKRRKENQKNKAGKQDVKKYMKKQNQDEPVNTALADALKNLKL, from the coding sequence ATGAAGAAAACAGTTGTACTGGCTGAAAAGCCGTCAGTCGGCCGCGACATTGCACGCGTGCTGAACTGTCATAAAAAAGGAAACGGTTATCTTGAAGGGGACAATTATATCGTCACCTGGGCGCTGGGTCACCTGGTTACGCATGCGGACCCGGATCATTACGGGGATCAGTATCAGTCATGGCGTCTTGAAGATCTGCCGATTTTGCCAAAAGAGATGAAGCTTGTTGTGATTAAAAAGACCGGTAAACAGTTTCAGGCAGTAAAAAGCCAGCTGACACGCGGTGATGTCGGAGAGATTGTTATTGCAACCGATGCAGGCCGTGAAGGTGAGCTCGTTGCCCGCTGGATTTTGGAAAAGGCAAGAGTAAACAAGCCAGTGAAGCGCCTGTGGATTTCTTCAGTGACTGACAAAGCGATCCGTGAAGGCTTCAAAAATCTAAAAGACGGTGATCGCTACGTGCCGCTTTACCATTCAGCCGTTGCCCGTGCAGAGGCGGATTGGATCGTCGGGATCAATGCCACGCGGGCACTGACAACAAAATTCAACGCCCAGCTGTCATCAGGAAGGGTACAGACCCCTACGATTGCGATGATTGCTATGCGCGAAGAAGAGATTAAGCAATTTAAGCCGAAAAAGTTTTATGGACTTCAGGCAAAAGCTGACGGTCTGACGCTGAAATGGACGGATGGAAAAACCAATCAAACGTTTGATCAGCAAAAAGCAGATCAGCTTTTAGCAAAAACAAAAGGTCATGAAGTGATCATTAAAGATGTGAAAAAAACACCGAAGAAGACGTATCCAAAACCTTTATATGATTTGACTGAACTGCAGCGCGATGCCCATAAACGCTATCACTTTTCAGCAAAAGAAACGCTTTCCGTTTTGCAGAAGCTGTATGAGCAGCACAAGCTCGTGACTTATCCGAGAACGGACTCCCGTTTCCTGTCATCTGATATGACCGAAACACTTGCTGACCGTTTGAAAGGGATGAAGGTGCCGCCATACGCACAGCATGTGGTGAAGCTTCTGCGCAAGCCGATTAAAGCAGGCAGCTTTATTAACGATGCAAAAGTATCTGATCACCACGCGATTATCCCGACCGAAGAAACGCTGCGTACTGAAAAACTCAATGATAAGGAATGGAAAATCTACAGCCTGATTGCCGAGCGCTTCCTTGCTGTACTGATGCCACCTTATGAATATGAGCAGACCGTTGTGACAGCAGAAATTGGCGGGGAAACCTTTACCGCTAAAGGAAATATCCCAATCAAACTCGGTTTTAAAGAGCTGGATCAGAGTGAAGAAGAACAGCATGCAGCACTGCCGGACGTTGAAAAAGGAAGCCGTCTGAAGGTGGGGAGCATCAATATCACAACAGGTGAAACACAGCCGCCTGCAAGATTTAATGAAGCGACACTGCTCTCAGCAATGGAAAACCCGAAAGCGTATATGCAGGGTGAGAAGAAAGAGTTAGTAGACAAACTTGGAGAAACAGGCGGGCTTGGAACCGTTGCAACACGCGCAGATATTATTGAAAAGCTATTTAACAGTTTTCTGATCGAAAAGCGCGGCAACGATATTTTCCTTACGTCAAAAGGACGTCAGCTGCTGGACCTTGTACCGGAAGAACTAAGATCACCTGCACTGACAGCCCAGTGGGAACAGAAGCTTTCTGCCATTGCTGATGGAAAGCTGAAGCAGCAGGCGTTTATGAGTGAAATGACACAGTTTTCAAAAGATGTGGTACGTTCAATTAAAAACAGTAAAGCTCAGTACAAGCATGACAATATGACAGGTACACACTGTCCTGACTGCGGCAAGCTCATGCTTGAAGTCAACGGCAAGAACGGCAAAATGCTTGTCTGTCAGGACCGTGAATGCGGTCACCGCAAAAATATCGCCAAGAAAACCAACGCACGCTGTCCGAAATGTAAAAAGAAAATGGACCTGCGCGGTGAGGGGGATGCTCAGACATTCAGCTGTGTCTGCGGCTACCGTGAGAAAATGGATGCTTTTCAAAAGCGCCGTAAAGAAAACCAGAAGAACAAAGCTGGCAAGCAGGACGTGAAGAAATATATGAAAAAACAAAATCAGGATGAGCCGGTGAATACAGCGCTCGCTGATGCTCTAAAGAATTTGAAGCTATAA